One window from the genome of Micromonospora aurantiaca ATCC 27029 encodes:
- a CDS encoding class I SAM-dependent methyltransferase — translation MTGEPEIGDVFGEMIRDAYAVATGIGPRPMAGGRLPRPVIEIIERDDGLVNGAPAEHYLDPPQRWQPHDHRAVDRVRGHVLDVGVGAGRIALHLQDRGVPVTGLDTSLGALRVSRHRGVRDLVHGTVDEHAADGRRYDTFLLLGNNLGLFEGRERAPAMLAALAALARPGARVIAHGTDPYGTTDPVHTAYHERNRRRGRIGGQLRLRLRYRLLGTDWFDYLVCSPEEFAELVHGSQWRLTDVDDTDHPYYLATLELRR, via the coding sequence ATGACCGGGGAACCCGAGATCGGCGACGTGTTCGGCGAGATGATCCGCGACGCGTACGCGGTCGCCACCGGGATCGGACCGCGCCCGATGGCCGGCGGTCGCCTGCCCCGCCCGGTCATCGAGATCATCGAGCGCGACGACGGGCTGGTCAACGGCGCGCCCGCCGAGCACTACCTGGACCCGCCGCAGCGGTGGCAGCCGCACGACCACCGGGCCGTGGACCGGGTACGCGGACACGTGCTCGACGTCGGCGTCGGCGCCGGCCGGATCGCGCTGCACCTCCAGGACCGGGGCGTACCGGTCACCGGACTGGACACCTCGCTCGGGGCGCTGCGGGTCAGCCGGCACCGGGGCGTACGCGACCTGGTGCACGGCACAGTCGACGAGCACGCCGCCGACGGCCGCCGGTACGACACGTTCCTGCTGCTCGGCAACAACCTGGGACTGTTCGAGGGGCGGGAACGCGCCCCGGCGATGCTCGCGGCGCTCGCCGCGCTGGCCCGTCCCGGCGCCCGGGTGATCGCCCACGGCACCGACCCGTACGGGACCACCGACCCGGTGCACACCGCCTACCACGAGCGCAACCGCCGGCGGGGCCGGATCGGCGGGCAACTACGGCTGCGGCTGCGCTACCGGCTGCTCGGCACCGACTGGTTCGACTACCTGGTCTGCTCGCCCGAGGAGTTCGCCGAGCTGGTCCACGGCTCACAGTGGCGACTGACCGACGTGGACGACACCGACCACCCCTACTACCTCGCCACCTTGGAGCTGCGGCGTTAG
- the amcA gene encoding multiple cyclophane-containing RiPP AmcA encodes MPETISDTDREAVADRVRDAAAGLTALLREAEAARLLRAEVSGGDGADAVCAWNHFENIPTFYNWNNRPR; translated from the coding sequence ATGCCCGAGACCATCAGTGACACCGACCGGGAGGCGGTCGCCGACCGGGTGCGGGACGCCGCTGCGGGGCTTACCGCTCTGCTTCGGGAGGCGGAGGCGGCGCGGCTGCTGCGGGCGGAGGTGTCGGGCGGCGACGGCGCCGACGCGGTGTGCGCGTGGAACCACTTCGAGAACATCCCGACGTTCTACAACTGGAACAACCGGCCACGCTGA
- a CDS encoding Glu/Leu/Phe/Val family dehydrogenase, whose product MGVFASTDDPVSTGHEQVVFCQDKQSGLKAIIGIYSTALGPALGGTRFYPYASEAEALADVLDLSRGMAYKNALANLDLGGGKAVIWGDPEQIKSEALLRAYGRFVEALNGRYYTACDVGTYVADMDVIARETRYVTGRSVEHGGAGDSSILTAWGVFQGMRAAAEHVWGSPTLAGRRVGVAGLGKVGKYLTAHLLDDGAEVVATDVSPRALEWARTTHPQVTLVDDTEALVTSDIDVYAPCALGGALNDDTVPVLRAKVVTGAANNQLAHPGIEKVLADRGILYTPDYVVNAGGVIQVADEIEGFNFDRAKLRATRIFDTTRQILQLADDEGVPPAVAADRLAERRMAEVGRLRTIHLR is encoded by the coding sequence ATGGGCGTATTCGCCAGTACCGACGACCCCGTCTCCACGGGGCATGAGCAGGTCGTGTTCTGCCAGGACAAGCAGTCCGGCCTGAAGGCGATCATCGGGATCTACTCGACCGCGCTGGGCCCCGCGCTCGGCGGCACCCGGTTCTACCCGTACGCCAGCGAGGCCGAGGCCCTCGCCGACGTGCTCGACCTCTCCCGCGGCATGGCCTACAAGAACGCCCTGGCGAACCTCGACCTCGGTGGCGGCAAGGCGGTCATCTGGGGTGACCCCGAGCAGATCAAGAGCGAGGCGCTGCTGCGCGCGTACGGCCGCTTCGTCGAGGCGCTGAACGGCCGCTACTACACCGCCTGCGACGTGGGCACCTACGTGGCGGACATGGACGTGATCGCCCGGGAGACCCGCTACGTGACCGGCCGCAGCGTGGAGCACGGCGGCGCGGGCGACTCCTCGATCCTCACCGCCTGGGGCGTGTTCCAGGGCATGCGGGCCGCCGCCGAGCACGTCTGGGGCAGCCCGACGCTGGCCGGCCGCCGGGTCGGCGTGGCCGGGCTGGGCAAGGTCGGCAAGTACCTGACCGCCCACCTGCTCGACGACGGCGCCGAGGTCGTGGCGACCGATGTCAGCCCGCGCGCCCTGGAGTGGGCGCGCACCACCCACCCGCAGGTCACCCTGGTCGACGACACCGAGGCGCTGGTCACCTCCGACATCGACGTGTACGCCCCGTGCGCGCTCGGCGGCGCGCTGAACGACGACACCGTGCCGGTGCTGCGGGCGAAGGTGGTCACCGGGGCGGCGAACAACCAGCTCGCCCACCCGGGCATCGAGAAGGTGCTCGCGGACCGGGGCATCCTCTACACGCCGGACTACGTGGTGAACGCCGGTGGCGTGATCCAGGTGGCCGACGAGATCGAGGGCTTCAACTTCGACCGGGCCAAGCTGCGCGCGACCCGGATCTTCGACACCACCCGGCAGATCCTCCAGCTCGCGGACGACGAGGGCGTGCCGCCGGCGGTCGCCGCGGACCGGCTCGCCGAGCGGCGGATGGCCGAGGTCGGCCGGCTGCGCACGATCCATCTGCGGTGA
- a CDS encoding DUF3073 domain-containing protein — protein sequence MGRGRAKAKQTKVARELKYHSPNTDLTALQRELAGSGKSEHNFDDDYKEYVDDDDEDHADDDPDTWARPTR from the coding sequence ATGGGGCGCGGCCGTGCTAAGGCCAAGCAGACGAAGGTGGCCCGGGAGTTGAAGTACCACTCCCCGAACACCGACCTAACCGCCTTGCAGCGCGAACTGGCGGGTAGTGGAAAGTCTGAGCACAACTTCGACGACGACTACAAAGAGTATGTCGACGACGATGACGAGGACCACGCGGACGACGACCCGGACACCTGGGCTCGTCCGACCCGCTGA
- a CDS encoding 2-phosphosulfolactate phosphatase, producing MAVFAQPGAGARFDWGLTGAAELGRVCAALVVVDVLSFTTAVEVAVSRGMRVHPFPWGEQAADYARRVGAVAAVGRRKTTAEHQWSLSPAALRAAPVVADLVLPSPNGSAISAAASATGVPVVAACLRNAPAVGRWLRTEGYGSKDAPVGVVAAGERWPDGSLRPCVEDQLGAACVLDALADVPGGLSVEAAMALAALASTPDVPAAVRGCVSGRELAEGGFAEDVTVATEVGVSDVVPVLRQGYFAPA from the coding sequence TTGGCCGTCTTCGCCCAACCCGGCGCCGGTGCCCGGTTCGACTGGGGACTGACCGGGGCGGCGGAACTCGGCCGGGTCTGTGCCGCCCTGGTGGTGGTGGACGTGCTGTCGTTCACCACCGCCGTGGAGGTTGCGGTGAGCCGCGGCATGCGGGTGCACCCGTTCCCGTGGGGCGAGCAGGCCGCCGACTACGCCCGCCGGGTGGGGGCCGTGGCCGCTGTGGGCCGCCGGAAGACGACTGCGGAGCACCAGTGGTCGCTGTCCCCGGCGGCGCTGCGGGCCGCGCCGGTCGTCGCCGACCTGGTGCTGCCGTCACCCAACGGTTCGGCGATCAGCGCCGCCGCGAGCGCCACCGGAGTGCCGGTGGTCGCGGCGTGCCTGCGTAACGCACCCGCCGTCGGGCGCTGGCTGCGCACCGAGGGGTACGGCTCGAAGGACGCACCCGTGGGCGTGGTGGCGGCCGGGGAGCGCTGGCCCGACGGGTCGCTCCGGCCGTGCGTGGAGGACCAGCTCGGTGCGGCCTGCGTGCTCGACGCGCTCGCCGATGTGCCCGGCGGGCTCTCGGTGGAGGCCGCGATGGCGCTCGCCGCGCTGGCGAGCACGCCGGACGTGCCGGCAGCGGTCCGGGGATGCGTCTCCGGGCGGGAACTCGCCGAGGGCGGCTTCGCCGAGGACGTCACGGTCGCGACCGAGGTGGGCGTCTCCGACGTGGTGCCGGTGCTCCGCCAGGGCTACTTCGCCCCCGCCTGA
- the purM gene encoding phosphoribosylformylglycinamidine cyclo-ligase — protein sequence MTHVSERSGAGSSPTGAGGDRQPWSAGSGRTQRKRSVSYADAGVSIEAGDRAVELLKSKVKETRRPEVMGDLGGFAGLFRLDTKKYKNPILASSTDGVGTKLVIAQQLDIHDTVGIDLVAMVVDDLVACGAEPLFLLDYIATGEVVPDKVAEIGAGIADGCRYAGCALLGGETAEHPGVLRPDEYDISATGVGVVEESEILSPERVEVGDVVIAMRSSGLHSNGYSLVRHVLLGAGRMRLDVVIDDFGRQRTLGEELLTPTKIYAQDCLKLIAEAEVRALAHVTGGGIPGNLVRVLPEHVDAVVNRSTWKPQPIFDLIQSKGRIEDPEMEATFNMGVGMFAIVSAEDADRALATLTGRGVDAWQAGEIIEGSGNVQMVGQHTRG from the coding sequence GTGACGCACGTGTCCGAGCGCAGCGGCGCAGGATCCAGCCCGACGGGCGCCGGCGGCGACCGCCAGCCCTGGTCGGCGGGTTCCGGCCGGACGCAGCGCAAACGCTCGGTCTCGTACGCCGACGCCGGGGTGTCGATCGAGGCGGGCGACCGCGCGGTCGAGCTGCTCAAGTCGAAGGTCAAGGAGACCCGGCGCCCCGAGGTCATGGGTGACCTGGGCGGCTTCGCCGGCCTGTTCCGGCTGGACACGAAGAAGTACAAGAACCCGATCCTGGCCTCCTCGACCGACGGCGTGGGCACCAAGCTGGTGATCGCCCAGCAGCTCGACATCCACGACACGGTCGGCATCGACCTGGTCGCCATGGTCGTCGACGACCTGGTGGCCTGCGGCGCCGAGCCGCTGTTCCTGCTCGACTACATCGCCACCGGCGAGGTCGTGCCGGACAAGGTCGCCGAGATCGGCGCGGGCATCGCGGACGGCTGCCGGTACGCCGGCTGCGCGCTGCTGGGTGGCGAGACCGCCGAGCACCCGGGCGTGCTGCGCCCCGACGAGTACGACATCTCGGCCACCGGCGTCGGCGTGGTGGAGGAGAGCGAGATCCTCAGCCCGGAGCGCGTCGAGGTGGGCGACGTGGTGATCGCCATGCGCTCGTCCGGCCTGCACTCCAACGGCTACTCCCTGGTCCGGCACGTGCTGCTCGGCGCCGGCCGGATGCGGCTGGACGTGGTGATCGACGACTTCGGCCGTCAGCGGACGCTCGGCGAGGAGTTGCTCACCCCGACCAAGATCTACGCACAGGACTGCCTCAAGCTGATCGCCGAGGCCGAGGTGCGGGCGCTGGCCCACGTCACCGGCGGCGGCATCCCCGGCAACCTGGTCCGGGTGCTGCCCGAGCACGTCGACGCCGTGGTGAACCGCTCCACCTGGAAGCCGCAGCCGATCTTCGACCTGATCCAGTCCAAGGGCCGAATCGAGGACCCGGAGATGGAGGCGACCTTCAACATGGGCGTCGGCATGTTCGCGATCGTCTCCGCCGAGGACGCCGACCGCGCGCTGGCCACCCTGACCGGCCGGGGTGTGGACGCCTGGCAGGCCGGCGAGATCATCGAGGGGTCCGGCAACGTGCAGATGGTCGGGCAGCACACCCGAGGCTGA
- a CDS encoding BldC family transcriptional regulator translates to MASRTHEPEPLLTPAEVASMFRVDPKTVTRWAKAGKLSAIRTLGGHRRYRESEVRALLQGQIPQQRQGD, encoded by the coding sequence ATGGCATCGCGAACGCACGAACCTGAGCCGCTACTCACACCGGCCGAGGTGGCGTCGATGTTCCGTGTCGACCCGAAGACGGTGACCCGGTGGGCCAAGGCTGGCAAGCTCAGTGCCATCCGGACCCTGGGCGGCCATCGCCGCTACCGCGAGTCGGAGGTTCGGGCCCTGCTGCAGGGGCAGATCCCCCAGCAGCGCCAGGGAGACTGA
- the amcB gene encoding cyclophane-forming radical SAM peptide maturase AmcB, translating into MRGISAVPSYVVMQPTTLCNLDCAYCYLPFRAVDRRMPVAVAEAVAASVNPWAAGGRFSVVWHGGEPLAAGREHLAALLAPFGPDVEHHVQTNATLIDDAWCAFFAEHRVRVSISVDGPRARNGERVTRGGRPAYDRIVAGVAALRRHGLPFSALAVVSRPEPGLATELYDYFLDLGCDVLGVNIEETEGVNTRTNARDEGAVTGFWAELVAAWRRDPRIHLREVEWSLRYAGAVLAGTADDLLPRSLDPIPTVGHDGSVVVLSPELAGFTDPRYGDFASGNVLTTPLGDILAGAAGTPWVGEFLTGVEACRASCAYFGFCGGGHAANRYFELGRFDGTETEHCRNSKIRLLEGVLEHARDHQ; encoded by the coding sequence ATGCGGGGCATCTCTGCCGTCCCGTCGTACGTGGTGATGCAGCCGACGACGCTGTGCAACCTCGACTGCGCCTACTGCTACCTCCCCTTCCGGGCGGTCGACAGGCGGATGCCGGTGGCCGTCGCCGAGGCGGTGGCGGCGTCGGTGAACCCGTGGGCGGCGGGCGGTCGCTTCTCCGTGGTCTGGCACGGCGGGGAGCCGCTCGCTGCGGGCCGGGAGCACCTGGCCGCGCTGCTGGCGCCGTTCGGGCCCGACGTCGAGCACCACGTGCAGACGAACGCCACCCTGATCGACGACGCCTGGTGCGCGTTCTTCGCCGAGCACCGGGTGCGGGTCAGCATCAGCGTGGACGGGCCGCGGGCGCGCAACGGCGAGCGGGTCACCCGGGGCGGGCGGCCCGCGTACGACCGGATCGTGGCGGGTGTGGCGGCGCTGCGCCGCCACGGCCTGCCGTTCTCGGCGCTCGCGGTGGTCTCGCGGCCGGAACCGGGCCTGGCGACCGAGCTGTACGACTACTTCCTCGACCTGGGCTGCGACGTGCTCGGCGTCAACATCGAGGAGACCGAGGGCGTCAACACCCGGACGAACGCGCGCGACGAGGGCGCGGTCACCGGGTTCTGGGCGGAGCTGGTGGCGGCCTGGCGCCGGGATCCCCGGATCCACCTGCGTGAGGTGGAGTGGTCGCTGCGGTACGCGGGCGCGGTCCTGGCCGGCACCGCCGACGACCTGCTGCCCCGGAGCCTCGACCCGATCCCGACGGTCGGGCACGACGGCTCGGTGGTGGTGCTCTCGCCGGAGCTGGCCGGCTTCACCGACCCCCGGTACGGCGACTTCGCCAGCGGGAACGTGCTGACCACGCCGCTGGGCGACATCCTCGCGGGCGCGGCCGGTACGCCGTGGGTGGGCGAGTTCCTCACCGGCGTGGAGGCGTGCCGGGCGTCCTGCGCGTACTTCGGGTTCTGTGGCGGCGGGCACGCCGCCAACCGCTACTTCGAGCTGGGGCGTTTCGACGGTACGGAGACCGAGCACTGCCGTAACAGCAAGATCCGCCTACTGGAGGGAGTGTTGGAGCATGCCCGAGACCATCAGTGA
- a CDS encoding PPOX class F420-dependent oxidoreductase, with amino-acid sequence MTDLDRLAAEKYVLLTTFRKDGRAVPTPVWAVRDGDGLAVWTVADSGKVKRIRRDGRVTVAPCDVRGRPHGEAVPGHATIADPESTNRVRGLLKRKYRLIGRLSLLGSRLRRGERGTVGLRIVLDGPGRD; translated from the coding sequence GTGACCGACCTGGACCGCCTGGCGGCGGAGAAGTACGTCCTGCTCACCACGTTCCGCAAGGACGGCCGGGCGGTGCCGACTCCGGTGTGGGCGGTACGCGACGGCGACGGGCTGGCGGTGTGGACGGTGGCCGACTCCGGCAAGGTGAAGCGCATCCGGCGCGACGGCCGGGTGACGGTGGCCCCGTGCGACGTGCGCGGCCGGCCGCACGGCGAGGCGGTGCCGGGTCACGCGACGATCGCCGACCCGGAGAGCACGAACCGGGTCCGAGGGCTGCTCAAGCGGAAGTACCGGCTGATCGGACGGCTGAGCCTGTTGGGCAGCCGACTGCGCCGGGGTGAGCGCGGCACTGTGGGGCTGCGGATCGTGCTGGACGGCCCGGGGCGCGACTGA
- the purF gene encoding amidophosphoribosyltransferase, translating to MPRGDGRLSHDLDPQRPGPQDACGVFGVWAPGEEVANLTYFGLYALQHRGQEAAGIAVSDGSGVVVYKDLGLVAQVFDEPTLASLRGHVAIGHARYSTTGGSTWENAQPTIRATTAGTTIALAHNGNLVNTAELQREAAVRGLDSDGSTNDTSLVTMLLASRPDLSVEAAALEVLPQLRGAFSFVFMDESTLYAARDAHGVRPLVLGRLERGWVVASETAALDIVGASVVREVEPGELIAIDENGLRSSRFASPEPKGCLFEYVYIARPDATIAGRNVHAARVQIGRQLAKEHPVEADLVIPVPESGTPAAIGYAEESGITYGQGLMKNPYVGRTFIQPSQTLRALGVRLKLNPLRQNVRGKRLVVVDDSIVRGTTQRAIVRLLREAGALEVHVRISSPPVSWPCFYGIDFATRAELLANGLDNDGIRRSIGADSLGYVSLPGLIAATEQPKSRLCRACFDGEYPIELPAGNLIGKHVLEGVGRRVAAEAAGPTGPLVATPTHHP from the coding sequence GTGCCCCGAGGCGATGGCCGGCTGAGCCACGACCTTGACCCCCAGCGACCCGGCCCACAGGACGCGTGCGGCGTCTTCGGCGTCTGGGCGCCGGGTGAAGAGGTCGCCAACCTCACCTACTTCGGGCTCTACGCCCTCCAGCACCGCGGTCAGGAGGCCGCGGGCATCGCGGTGAGTGACGGCTCCGGTGTCGTGGTCTACAAGGATCTCGGCCTGGTCGCCCAGGTGTTCGACGAGCCGACGCTGGCGAGCCTGCGCGGGCACGTCGCGATCGGGCACGCGCGCTACTCCACCACCGGCGGCTCGACCTGGGAGAACGCCCAGCCGACCATCCGTGCCACGACCGCCGGCACCACGATCGCGCTGGCGCACAACGGCAACCTGGTCAACACCGCCGAGTTGCAGCGCGAGGCCGCCGTGCGAGGGCTCGACTCGGACGGCTCGACGAACGACACCTCGCTGGTCACCATGCTGCTGGCGAGCCGGCCCGACCTGTCGGTCGAGGCGGCCGCGCTGGAGGTGCTGCCGCAGCTGCGCGGCGCGTTCAGCTTCGTCTTCATGGACGAGTCGACGCTCTACGCGGCGCGCGACGCGCACGGCGTACGCCCGCTGGTGCTCGGCCGGCTCGAACGCGGCTGGGTGGTGGCGAGCGAGACCGCCGCGCTGGACATCGTCGGCGCGAGCGTGGTGCGCGAGGTCGAGCCGGGCGAGCTGATCGCCATCGACGAGAACGGGCTGCGTTCCAGCCGGTTCGCCTCGCCCGAGCCCAAGGGCTGTCTCTTCGAGTACGTGTACATCGCCCGGCCGGACGCCACCATCGCCGGCCGCAACGTGCACGCCGCGCGGGTGCAGATCGGCCGCCAGCTCGCCAAGGAGCATCCGGTCGAGGCCGACCTGGTGATCCCGGTGCCGGAGTCCGGCACGCCGGCCGCGATCGGCTACGCCGAGGAATCAGGCATCACGTACGGCCAGGGCCTGATGAAGAACCCGTACGTCGGTCGCACGTTCATCCAGCCCTCGCAGACGCTGCGCGCGCTCGGCGTCCGGCTGAAGCTGAACCCGCTGCGGCAGAACGTACGCGGCAAGCGCCTGGTGGTGGTGGACGACTCGATCGTGCGGGGCACCACCCAGCGGGCGATCGTCCGGCTGCTGCGCGAGGCGGGCGCGCTGGAGGTCCACGTCCGGATCTCCTCGCCGCCGGTGAGCTGGCCCTGTTTCTACGGCATCGACTTCGCCACCCGCGCCGAGCTGCTCGCCAACGGGCTCGACAACGACGGCATCCGGCGGTCCATCGGCGCCGACTCGCTCGGTTACGTATCGCTGCCCGGTCTCATCGCCGCGACCGAGCAGCCGAAGAGCCGGCTCTGCCGGGCGTGCTTCGATGGGGAGTACCCGATCGAACTGCCGGCCGGGAACCTGATCGGCAAGCACGTGCTCGAAGGAGTGGGACGCCGGGTCGCCGCCGAGGCGGCCGGGCCGACCGGTCCGCTCGTCGCCACACCGACCCACCACCCGTAG
- a CDS encoding sterol carrier family protein gives MSSPHAYSEAVRAALVALDEGRTPERPVLREAVRTLLAALADRAPGRSVEVRVPPYGAVQCVSGPRHTRGTPPNVVEMDPPTWLAVATGRQGWAETVTEGRIRVSGNRADLSPYLPI, from the coding sequence GTGTCCTCTCCGCACGCTTATTCCGAAGCGGTACGCGCCGCACTGGTGGCGCTGGACGAGGGGCGTACGCCCGAACGGCCGGTGCTCCGGGAGGCGGTCCGGACGCTCTTGGCTGCCCTCGCGGATCGCGCCCCCGGCCGATCGGTGGAGGTGCGCGTCCCACCCTACGGTGCGGTCCAGTGCGTGAGTGGTCCACGACACACCCGTGGTACGCCGCCGAACGTGGTGGAGATGGACCCGCCGACCTGGCTGGCGGTCGCCACCGGGCGCCAGGGATGGGCGGAAACGGTCACTGAGGGTCGCATCCGGGTTTCCGGGAACCGGGCTGACCTCTCCCCGTACCTCCCGATTTAG
- a CDS encoding carboxypeptidase regulatory-like domain-containing protein encodes MSDQPRPSGRRGDQTRKAVDVSTHRRAWKQRAGVVVALVFGALLTVPAAPAFAEPPEVSVNPSSLTISADSDASIQVRVKVTDSGPTQVTIRVAGLPSGVTCSAGCNAPVAVVGQRNVPVTLKASSGASATDGANVQFTAETPTDSNSAALSLTVRAAAPPSQQPQTVKTVSGKVVNADGDPIEGALVMLRDSAGKERRTNTSGNGNFSFSGSESNPIAPGRIDLGASTDGASPVARSINANAGQSVTGVRLSIQVKASASPSATPSASESAPPSEEPLDEEATDTPSAEAPAAQQPAANEDSGGFGSWLLILLGGLFVAVGVGTIVLLYMRRKNEGDDGDGDGPGGPTGPGGPGAAGAIPAARGAYHGTDDQTRVVNGMGAPAATMVGGPSISDAPTMLQRPVVDDVPPDPYGAPPGPAYGAGGGQGGYGYGDDAAGQGGYGGAGGYGNAPSSGGGYGNGPSSGAGYGNPDYAAGAAAGAAGYAAQGGGYGNERFDEPTGRYTGDSTQYAPAADPYPTSTYQPEQDRGYDQSGSAPYGRGPEQGDAYGAAGGYGAASGGYDNGATGGYDSTRQQGGYGEPTGAYGNAAGGGYGDNPTGGYGDAPAYGGGRAAGGGYGDAPTGGYDNAPAGGYGDAPAGGYDSTRQQGGYGDAPAGGYDNPAGGYDSRSQAGYDKGAGGYDSGATGGYDSTRQQGGYGDAPAGGYGNAGGGYDGGHQAGGYGQQGGGYGEGYGQNPQGGYGQQGGYGQEPPQQRGGGYDNGYPNDPAQAGRARPDGQADRSGRRLDWLDD; translated from the coding sequence GTGAGTGATCAACCTCGGCCGAGCGGCCGACGGGGGGATCAGACCCGGAAGGCGGTGGACGTGTCAACACACCGACGTGCCTGGAAGCAGCGGGCCGGTGTGGTCGTAGCGCTGGTCTTCGGCGCCCTGCTCACCGTCCCCGCAGCTCCCGCCTTCGCGGAACCCCCCGAAGTCAGCGTCAACCCGAGCTCCCTGACGATCAGCGCCGACAGCGATGCCTCCATTCAGGTGAGGGTCAAGGTCACCGACTCCGGTCCGACCCAGGTCACGATCAGGGTGGCCGGACTGCCATCAGGCGTCACCTGCAGCGCTGGCTGCAATGCGCCAGTTGCTGTGGTCGGACAGCGCAACGTGCCTGTAACGCTGAAGGCCAGCTCTGGTGCGTCGGCGACCGATGGCGCAAACGTTCAGTTCACTGCAGAAACGCCGACTGACTCGAACAGCGCCGCACTTTCGCTGACGGTGCGGGCTGCTGCACCGCCGTCGCAGCAGCCGCAGACCGTCAAGACGGTGTCGGGCAAGGTGGTCAACGCCGACGGCGATCCGATCGAGGGCGCCCTCGTCATGCTCCGCGACAGCGCGGGCAAGGAACGCCGCACCAACACCAGTGGTAACGGCAACTTCAGCTTCAGCGGCTCCGAGTCCAACCCGATCGCGCCCGGCCGGATCGACCTCGGCGCCTCCACCGACGGCGCCTCGCCGGTCGCCCGGTCGATCAACGCGAACGCCGGCCAGTCGGTCACCGGCGTCCGGCTCAGCATCCAGGTGAAGGCGTCGGCGAGCCCGAGCGCCACCCCGTCGGCGAGTGAGTCCGCCCCGCCGTCCGAGGAGCCGCTCGACGAGGAGGCGACCGACACCCCGTCGGCCGAGGCGCCCGCCGCGCAGCAGCCGGCCGCGAACGAGGACTCCGGCGGCTTCGGTTCCTGGCTGCTCATCCTGCTCGGCGGCCTGTTCGTCGCCGTCGGCGTGGGCACCATCGTGCTGCTCTACATGCGCCGCAAGAACGAGGGCGACGACGGCGACGGCGACGGTCCGGGTGGACCGACCGGTCCGGGTGGTCCCGGCGCGGCCGGTGCGATCCCGGCGGCCCGGGGCGCGTACCACGGCACCGACGACCAGACCCGCGTGGTGAACGGCATGGGCGCCCCGGCCGCGACGATGGTCGGCGGCCCCTCGATCAGCGACGCCCCCACCATGCTCCAGCGGCCGGTCGTGGACGACGTCCCGCCGGACCCGTACGGCGCGCCGCCCGGCCCGGCGTACGGCGCGGGCGGCGGCCAGGGCGGCTACGGCTACGGCGACGACGCAGCGGGCCAGGGCGGTTACGGCGGCGCGGGCGGCTACGGCAACGCGCCCTCCTCGGGCGGCGGCTACGGCAACGGACCCTCCTCCGGTGCCGGCTACGGCAACCCGGACTACGCCGCAGGTGCCGCGGCTGGCGCGGCCGGCTACGCGGCCCAGGGCGGCGGCTACGGCAACGAGCGCTTCGACGAGCCCACCGGCCGCTACACCGGTGACAGCACGCAGTACGCACCGGCGGCCGACCCGTACCCCACCAGCACCTACCAGCCGGAGCAGGACCGCGGCTACGACCAGTCCGGCTCGGCCCCGTACGGCCGTGGCCCGGAGCAGGGCGACGCTTACGGCGCGGCCGGTGGCTACGGCGCCGCGTCGGGCGGATACGACAACGGCGCGACCGGCGGCTACGACAGCACCCGCCAGCAGGGCGGATACGGCGAGCCCACCGGCGCCTACGGCAACGCCGCGGGCGGTGGCTACGGCGACAACCCGACCGGCGGGTACGGCGACGCCCCGGCCTACGGCGGCGGTCGCGCGGCGGGCGGCGGCTACGGCGACGCCCCGACCGGCGGGTACGACAACGCCCCCGCCGGTGGCTACGGCGACGCCCCTGCCGGCGGCTACGACAGCACCCGGCAGCAGGGCGGATACGGCGACGCGCCCGCGGGCGGCTACGACAACCCCGCCGGCGGCTACGACAGCCGGTCCCAGGCCGGCTACGACAAGGGCGCCGGGGGGTACGACAGCGGCGCGACAGGTGGCTACGACAGCACTCGTCAGCAGGGCGGGTACGGCGACGCGCCGGCCGGTGGCTACGGCAACGCCGGTGGCGGTTACGACGGCGGCCACCAGGCGGGCGGCTACGGCCAGCAGGGCGGCGGGTACGGCGAGGGCTACGGTCAGAACCCGCAGGGCGGTTACGGCCAGCAGGGCGGTTACGGCCAGGAGCCGCCGCAGCAGCGCGGGGGCGGCTACGACAACGGCTACCCCAACGACCCGGCGCAGGCCGGTCGCGCCCGCCCGGACGGGCAGGCGGACCGGAGCGGACGACGCCTCGACTGGCTGGACGACTGA